From a region of the Fischerella sp. JS2 genome:
- a CDS encoding serine hydrolase, translated as MVEQRNQTQSANQAIADEMKAYLQACLANRYFMGSVLVACAGEVLLSAGYGMANLEHNVPNIPQTKFRLGSITKQFTATAILQLQEQGLLEVHQEISAYLPNYPNGEQITIHHLLNHTSGIPNYTEFSNFEQQKKIKVMLDDLIARFSSEPLEFTPGESYRYTNSGYVVLTKIIEIVSGHSYADYLQHQILEPLGMLDSGYDRQELILPHRASGYIFSGEVYQNADFVDISWSSGAGGMYSTIEDLYKWEQGLNTDTVLSAESREMMFTPKVVIREAENGKGYYHGYGGIICTHYGRKLLYHGGGIDGFSTRIARYPDEQVSIIVLTNIDAAVVAPVISITNDLAAILFNQPYELPMQRQVIELDPAIYDAYVGQYELEPGWVMIVTKKSDRIFTQWAGQERVEMFPESSTKFFLKAMDAQRTFVVDETGKASYVILHQGGRDRIATRVN; from the coding sequence ATGGTTGAGCAACGAAACCAGACACAGTCTGCTAATCAAGCTATTGCAGACGAGATGAAGGCTTATCTGCAAGCATGTTTAGCAAATCGCTACTTCATGGGGTCAGTATTAGTTGCCTGTGCAGGTGAAGTACTCTTGAGTGCAGGCTATGGCATGGCTAACCTTGAACATAATGTTCCAAATATTCCCCAAACGAAGTTCCGTCTCGGTTCCATTACTAAGCAGTTCACAGCAACGGCAATTTTGCAACTTCAAGAGCAAGGTTTGCTTGAAGTGCATCAAGAGATTTCAGCTTATTTGCCTAACTACCCTAACGGCGAGCAAATTACTATTCATCACCTGCTCAACCACACTTCTGGTATTCCCAACTATACAGAATTTTCTAACTTTGAGCAGCAAAAGAAAATCAAGGTAATGTTGGATGATTTGATAGCCCGGTTTAGCAGTGAACCACTAGAGTTTACGCCAGGTGAAAGCTACCGCTACACTAACTCTGGTTACGTAGTGCTTACTAAGATTATTGAAATAGTCTCTGGTCACTCCTATGCCGATTATCTGCAACATCAGATTCTTGAACCTTTAGGAATGCTTGATTCAGGCTATGATCGGCAAGAGTTGATTTTGCCCCATCGAGCTTCGGGCTACATTTTCTCTGGCGAAGTATACCAGAATGCAGATTTTGTCGATATATCATGGTCATCGGGCGCTGGGGGAATGTATTCAACGATTGAAGATCTCTATAAATGGGAGCAAGGGCTTAATACAGATACAGTATTGAGCGCCGAGTCCAGAGAAATGATGTTTACACCCAAGGTCGTGATTCGAGAAGCAGAAAATGGTAAAGGATATTACCACGGCTATGGAGGAATTATATGTACTCATTATGGACGCAAGCTTTTGTACCACGGTGGTGGGATTGATGGCTTTAGCACTCGCATTGCTAGATATCCAGATGAACAAGTTTCTATTATTGTGCTTACTAACATTGACGCAGCAGTAGTAGCACCAGTTATATCTATTACGAATGATTTAGCTGCTATTTTATTTAATCAACCTTATGAGCTGCCTATGCAACGGCAAGTGATTGAACTTGATCCTGCCATTTATGATGCCTATGTCGGACAATATGAACTAGAACCTGGATGGGTCATGATAGTTACAAAAAAGTCTGATCGCATTTTTACTCAATGGGCTGGACAAGAACGAGTAGAAATGTTTCCAGAGTCTTCAACAAAGTTTTTTTTGAAGGCGATGGATGCTCAACGTACGTTCGTAGTGGATGAGACAGGCAAGGCATCTTATGTGATTCTGCATCAAGGTGGACGAGATCGTATAGCAACCAGAGTGAATTAA